From one bacterium Scap17 genomic stretch:
- the aroB gene encoding 3-dehydroquinate synthase, whose protein sequence is MSLAPAHRLDVALGERSYPIHIGPGLTARGDLIREHLAGRQVMIVTNTVVAPLYLDALKASLGEGLDIREVILDDGEQTKHMASIGLIWDALLEAGFNRRCTLIALGGGVIGDMTGFAAACYQRGAAFIQVPTTLLSQVDSSVGGKTGVNHPRGKNMLGAFWQPRLVLIDTASLKTLPQRELSAGMAEVIKYGLLWDESFLSWLEDNMTALMALDETLLGDAIRRSCAIKADVVAQDETEQGVRALLNLGHTFGHAIETDQGYGAWLHGEAVGTGMLMAAELSARMGWLSSADVERVSHIIAKAGLPLAAPEDMGVEDFLKHMQLDKKNVDGRLRLILLERIGRAVISEEAPAGVLADMLEHWPRSSR, encoded by the coding sequence ATGTCCCTGGCACCTGCTCATCGTCTTGATGTCGCGCTCGGCGAGCGTAGTTACCCCATTCATATCGGGCCGGGCCTGACCGCACGTGGTGATCTGATTCGTGAGCACCTTGCGGGGCGTCAGGTGATGATCGTCACCAACACCGTGGTGGCACCGCTGTATCTGGACGCACTGAAGGCCTCGTTGGGCGAGGGGCTCGATATCCGCGAGGTCATTCTCGACGACGGTGAGCAGACCAAGCATATGGCCAGCATCGGCCTGATCTGGGATGCCCTGCTCGAGGCCGGCTTCAATCGCCGCTGCACCTTGATCGCCCTTGGTGGCGGTGTGATCGGTGACATGACCGGCTTCGCGGCGGCCTGCTATCAGCGGGGCGCGGCCTTCATCCAGGTGCCGACCACGCTGCTGTCGCAGGTGGATTCCTCGGTGGGCGGCAAGACCGGCGTCAATCATCCGCGTGGCAAGAACATGCTGGGCGCCTTCTGGCAGCCGCGTCTGGTGCTGATCGATACCGCAAGCCTCAAGACATTGCCGCAGCGTGAGCTGTCAGCGGGCATGGCCGAGGTCATCAAGTATGGTCTGCTGTGGGATGAAAGCTTCCTGAGCTGGCTGGAAGACAACATGACGGCCTTGATGGCGCTGGACGAGACCCTGCTCGGTGACGCCATTCGCCGCAGCTGTGCCATCAAGGCGGATGTCGTGGCGCAGGACGAGACCGAGCAGGGTGTGCGTGCGCTGCTCAATCTGGGCCACACCTTCGGGCATGCCATCGAGACGGATCAGGGCTATGGCGCCTGGCTGCACGGTGAAGCCGTCGGCACCGGCATGCTGATGGCGGCTGAACTTTCGGCGCGCATGGGCTGGCTGTCGAGTGCGGATGTGGAGCGTGTCTCGCACATCATCGCCAAGGCAGGCTTGCCGCTGGCGGCTCCGGAAGACATGGGCGTCGAGGACTTCCTCAAGCACATGCAGCTGGACAAGAAGAATGTCGATGGCCGTCTGCGCCTGATCCTGCTTGAGCGCATCGGCCGCGCGGTGATCAGCGAAGAGGCGCCTGCTGGCGTGCTGGCCGACATGCTGGAGCACTGGCCGCGCAGCTCTCGCTGA
- the kdsA gene encoding 3-deoxy-8-phosphooctulonate synthase, producing MSNEQRVIDFAGLQVANDRPMTLFGGMNVLESRELALEVAEQYVEVTSRLGMPYVFKASFDKANRSSMHSYRGPGMEKGLEILAEIKSRFGVPIITDVHEPHQAAAVAEVADVIQLPAFLARQTDLVVAMARTGAVINVKKPQFLAPHEMRHIVAKCGEAGNDRILLCERGSSFGYNNLVVDMLGMAEMKDTGLPVLFDVTHSLQRPGGRADSAGGRREQVFDLARSGVALGLAGLFLEAHPDPDNAKCDGPCALPLDQLEPFLRQLQSLDALVKGFAPLNIR from the coding sequence ATGAGCAACGAACAACGCGTGATCGACTTTGCGGGTCTGCAAGTCGCCAACGATCGTCCGATGACGCTTTTCGGTGGCATGAACGTGCTCGAATCGCGAGAGCTGGCGCTGGAAGTCGCCGAGCAATATGTCGAGGTGACGTCACGCCTGGGCATGCCTTACGTCTTCAAGGCCAGCTTCGACAAGGCCAATCGCAGCTCCATGCACTCCTACCGCGGACCCGGGATGGAGAAGGGGCTCGAGATTCTGGCCGAGATCAAGTCGCGCTTCGGTGTGCCGATCATCACGGACGTGCATGAGCCGCATCAGGCGGCAGCCGTTGCGGAAGTGGCCGATGTCATCCAGCTGCCGGCCTTCCTGGCGCGGCAGACCGACCTGGTCGTGGCCATGGCGCGCACCGGCGCCGTCATCAACGTCAAGAAGCCGCAGTTCCTCGCGCCGCACGAGATGCGCCATATCGTCGCCAAGTGCGGTGAAGCGGGCAATGACCGGATTCTGCTGTGCGAGCGTGGCTCCAGCTTCGGTTACAACAACCTGGTGGTCGACATGCTCGGCATGGCCGAAATGAAGGATACCGGCTTGCCGGTATTGTTCGATGTCACCCACTCGTTGCAGCGCCCGGGCGGGCGAGCCGACTCCGCTGGCGGACGCCGCGAGCAGGTCTTCGATCTGGCACGCTCCGGTGTCGCATTGGGGCTTGCGGGCCTGTTCCTTGAGGCGCACCCGGATCCGGACAATGCCAAGTGTGACGGCCCCTGCGCCCTGCCGCTGGATCAGCTCGAACCCTTCCTGCGCCAGCTGCAATCGCTGGATGCGCTGGTCAAGGGCTTCGCGCCGCTGAACATTCGTTGA
- a CDS encoding CTP synthase, with amino-acid sequence MTRFIFVTGGVVSSLGKGIASASLAAILEARGLKVTILKLDPYINVDPGTMSPFQHGEVFVTEDGAETDLDLGHYERFIRSRMTQGNNFTTGRVYEHVLRKERRGDYLGGTVQVIPHITDEIKRRVIAGGEGYDVALVEIGGTVGDIESLPFLESIRQLRAQLGGERALFMHLTLVPYIKTAGETKTKPTQHSVKELRSIGIQPDILICRSEVEIEESERRKISLFTNVEERAVVSLQDADTIYRIPLMLHEAGLDEIVCDKFRLEAKEADMSEWVAVLDAKLNPLKTINIAMVGKYMELLDAYKSLNEALTHAGIQGRVKVNVDFIDSEEIERNGTDRLIGKDAVLVPGGFGERGVEGKIATARFARENKVPYLGICLGMQVAVIEFARNVAGWSDANSTEFTHDTQHPVVGLITEWLTPEGKIETRDAASDLGGTMRLGGQACSLLNGSKAHQAYGSDEIVERHRHRYEVNDQFVPALEEAGLIFSGRSVDNSLVEMVELPDHPWFVACQFHPEFTSTPRDGHPLFTGFVNAALNHKAARTRGE; translated from the coding sequence ATGACACGATTTATCTTCGTGACGGGCGGCGTTGTGTCCTCGCTTGGCAAGGGCATCGCATCCGCTTCGCTGGCGGCTATTCTCGAGGCCCGTGGCCTCAAGGTCACCATTCTCAAGCTGGATCCGTACATCAACGTCGATCCGGGCACCATGAGCCCGTTCCAGCACGGCGAAGTCTTTGTCACCGAAGATGGCGCGGAAACCGATCTGGACCTCGGTCACTACGAGCGTTTCATCCGCTCGCGCATGACCCAGGGCAACAACTTCACCACCGGTCGCGTCTACGAGCACGTGCTGCGCAAGGAGCGCCGCGGTGACTACCTCGGCGGAACGGTGCAGGTCATCCCGCACATCACCGACGAGATCAAGCGTCGCGTGATCGCCGGCGGTGAAGGCTATGACGTCGCACTGGTCGAGATCGGCGGTACCGTAGGTGACATCGAGTCGCTGCCGTTCCTGGAGTCCATCCGTCAGCTGCGTGCGCAGCTGGGTGGCGAGCGTGCACTCTTCATGCACCTGACACTGGTGCCGTACATCAAGACGGCCGGCGAGACCAAGACCAAGCCGACCCAGCACAGCGTCAAGGAGCTGCGCTCCATCGGTATCCAGCCGGATATCCTGATCTGCCGCAGCGAAGTCGAGATCGAGGAAAGCGAGCGTCGCAAGATCTCGCTGTTCACCAACGTCGAAGAGCGGGCTGTCGTCTCCCTGCAGGATGCCGACACCATCTATCGCATTCCGTTGATGCTCCACGAAGCCGGCCTCGACGAGATCGTCTGCGACAAGTTCCGCCTGGAGGCCAAAGAGGCCGACATGTCCGAGTGGGTCGCGGTGCTCGACGCCAAGCTCAATCCGCTCAAGACCATCAACATCGCGATGGTCGGCAAGTACATGGAGCTGCTCGACGCCTACAAGTCGCTGAACGAGGCGCTGACCCACGCCGGTATCCAGGGGCGTGTGAAGGTCAACGTCGACTTCATCGACTCCGAGGAAATCGAGCGCAACGGCACCGACCGTCTGATCGGCAAGGACGCGGTGCTGGTACCGGGCGGCTTCGGCGAGCGTGGTGTGGAAGGCAAGATCGCCACCGCGCGCTTCGCGCGTGAGAACAAGGTGCCGTATCTGGGCATCTGCCTCGGCATGCAGGTTGCCGTCATCGAGTTCGCGCGTAATGTGGCGGGCTGGAGCGATGCCAACTCTACCGAGTTCACTCATGACACCCAGCACCCGGTGGTCGGTCTGATTACCGAGTGGCTGACGCCGGAAGGCAAGATCGAGACCCGCGACGCGGCGTCTGATCTGGGCGGCACCATGCGTCTCGGCGGCCAGGCCTGCAGCCTGCTCAACGGCTCCAAGGCGCATCAGGCCTATGGCAGCGACGAGATCGTCGAGCGTCACCGTCACCGCTATGAGGTCAACGACCAGTTCGTGCCGGCCCTGGAAGAAGCGGGCCTGATCTTCTCCGGTCGCAGCGTCGACAACTCGCTGGTCGAGATGGTCGAGCTGCCGGATCACCCATGGTTCGTGGCATGTCAGTTCCACCCGGAATTCACCTCCACGCCGCGTGATGGCCATCCGCTGTTCACCGGCTTCGTGAATGCCGCACTCAATCACAAGGCGGCGCGGACTCGCGGCGAGTGA
- a CDS encoding glutamate synthase small subunit, with amino-acid sequence MANQLANDFQFIDVGRQDPQKKDARVRAREFNEIYAEFKPVEAASQAHRCLGCGNPYCEWKCPVHNYIPNWLKLVSEGNILEAAELSHQTNSLPEVCGRVCPQDRLCEGDCTLNDGFGAVTIGSVEKYITDTAFAMGWRPDMSKVSWTDKRVAIIGAGPAGLGAADILVRNGVRPVIYDRHPEIGGLLTFGIPEFKLEKGVMTRRREIFEEMGIKFRLNVEVGRDVTFDALLEEYDAVFLGMGTYNAMSGGFPGEDLPGVHKALDFLIANVNHCLGFEKDPADYVSMEGKKVVVLGGGDTAMDCNRTSIRQGAESVTCAYRRDETNMPGSRREVTNAREEGVDFLFNRQPVAVVGDGKVEGVKVVRTRLGEPDANGRQRPEVVPGSEEILPADAVVVAFGFQASPAPWFADFDIAVDERGRIATSAERHAFQTTNAKVFAGGDMVRGSDLVVTAIDEGRRAAEGILDFLEV; translated from the coding sequence ATGGCCAATCAGCTCGCCAACGACTTCCAGTTCATCGATGTGGGTCGTCAGGACCCGCAGAAGAAAGATGCTCGCGTACGCGCACGTGAGTTCAACGAGATCTATGCCGAGTTCAAGCCGGTAGAAGCCGCCAGCCAGGCACATCGCTGCCTGGGCTGTGGCAACCCCTACTGTGAGTGGAAGTGCCCGGTACACAACTACATTCCCAACTGGCTGAAGCTGGTCTCCGAGGGCAACATCCTTGAGGCCGCCGAGCTTTCGCACCAGACCAATTCGCTGCCGGAAGTCTGTGGTCGCGTCTGTCCGCAGGACCGTCTCTGCGAGGGCGACTGCACCCTGAACGATGGCTTCGGTGCCGTCACCATCGGCTCGGTGGAGAAGTACATCACCGACACCGCCTTCGCCATGGGCTGGCGCCCCGACATGTCCAAGGTCAGCTGGACCGACAAGCGCGTCGCCATCATCGGTGCAGGTCCGGCGGGTCTCGGTGCTGCCGATATTCTGGTGCGCAATGGCGTGCGTCCGGTGATCTATGATCGCCATCCGGAAATCGGCGGCCTGCTGACCTTCGGTATCCCGGAGTTCAAGCTCGAGAAGGGCGTGATGACGCGTCGCCGCGAGATCTTCGAAGAGATGGGCATAAAGTTCCGTCTCAACGTCGAGGTCGGGCGTGATGTGACCTTCGATGCGCTGCTCGAGGAATACGATGCCGTCTTCCTGGGCATGGGTACCTACAACGCCATGAGTGGCGGCTTCCCGGGTGAGGATCTGCCGGGCGTGCACAAGGCGCTCGACTTCCTGATCGCCAACGTCAATCACTGCCTGGGCTTCGAGAAGGACCCGGCGGATTACGTCTCCATGGAAGGCAAGAAGGTCGTGGTGCTCGGCGGTGGTGATACCGCGATGGACTGCAACCGCACCTCCATCCGTCAGGGCGCGGAAAGCGTGACCTGTGCCTACCGGCGTGACGAGACCAACATGCCGGGGTCACGCCGTGAGGTGACCAATGCTCGCGAAGAGGGCGTCGATTTCCTCTTCAACCGTCAGCCGGTGGCAGTGGTCGGCGATGGCAAGGTCGAAGGCGTCAAGGTCGTGCGCACCCGTCTGGGTGAGCCGGATGCCAATGGTCGTCAGCGTCCGGAAGTGGTGCCGGGCTCTGAAGAGATTCTGCCGGCGGATGCCGTGGTCGTGGCCTTCGGCTTCCAGGCAAGCCCTGCGCCGTGGTTCGCCGACTTCGACATCGCCGTCGATGAGCGTGGCCGCATCGCGACCAGCGCCGAGCGTCATGCCTTCCAGACCACCAACGCCAAGGTGTTCGCTGGCGGTGACATGGTGCGCGGCTCCGATCTGGTGGTGACCGCCATCGATGAAGGTCGCCGTGCCGCTGAAGGGATTCTTGATTTCCTGGAAGTGTAA
- the gltB gene encoding glutamate synthase large subunit — MNKGLHHPGEFRDNCGFGLIAHMEGQASHELLQTAIESLTCMTHRGGIAADGKTGDGCGLLLKMPDGFMRQIARETLGLELGARYAVGTLFLPDDDAREQSARDAFESALIARNLEVLGWRDMPVDDSVCGPMARDCLPRIRQVFVGAADERTDIAFNVDLFMARRHAEQALKSEEDFYVCSLSGKVISFKGLVMPEDLPRFYKDLGDPRLETAICVFHQRFSTNTAPRWPLAQPFRFLAHNGEINTIEANRGWANARKENFVSAQLPEIAELDEIVNTVGSDSSSMDNMLEVLLTGGMDIYRAIRMMVPPAWQNVEQMDSDLRAFYEYNSMHMEAWDGPAGIVLTDGRHAVCMLDRNGLRPARWVITRNGFITLASEIGTYDYKPEDVVAKGRVGPGQVLGVDTETGEVLHTDQVSERLKGAHPYKRWLRENANYLESALTELARFQPMDADQLDVYQKMFQVSFEERDQLLRPLAESGQEAVGSMGDDTPMAVLSRQNRVLTDYFRQKFAQVTNPPIDPLREAIVMSLETCCGAELNIFDATPEHAHRLILTTPVLSPRKFNALVNHEDPAFTSQTLKLHYDPAQDSLKQALKGICQQAEEAARNGKVILVLSDCGLKKGQLPIHAALATGAIHHHLGALALRPRVNLVIETGYARDAHQMAVLFGVGATAVYPYLAYQVMADMHRTGELSGNPADARENYRKGMQKGLYKILSKMGISHIGSYRGSQLFEAVGLNSEVMDMCFTGMASRIEGAGFAELQFQQELLAREAWLPRKRIKQGGLVKYVHGGEYHAYNPDVVVKLQQAVQQGDYGKWKEFARLVNERPVATIRDLLTLKPVAEPLPIEEVESVESLLPRFDSAGMSLGALSPEAHEALAQAMNEAGGRSNSGEGGEDPARYGTVRSSKIKQIASGRFGVTPAYLVNAEVLQIKVAQGAKPGEGGQLPGGKVNDLIARLRYAVPGVTLISPPPHHDIYSIEDLAQLIFDLKQVNPSAQVSVKLVSEPGIGTIATGVAKAYADLITVSGYDGGTAASPITSIKHAGSPWELGLPEVHQALRINQLRHKIRLQTDGGLKTGLDVVKAAILGAESFGFGTAPMVALGCKYLRICHLNNCATGVATQHQALRDEHFRGTVEMVKHYFRFIAEEVRELMALLGVRQITDLIGRTDLLEVLEGETNAQRRLDLTPLLGNDFVPKDAPQFCQVSRNEPHDPGAKNLEMLAAMESAIDSRSGGEFSFHVTNCDRSVGARVSGEIAKRYGEAGLTGSPLKVSLTGVAGQSFGVWNANGLEMHLEGDANDYVGKGMNGGKLTIVPPRGSRFESHKTAIIGNTCLYGATGGRLYAAGTAGERFGVRNSGAHAVIEGAGDHCCEYMTGGLVCVLGETGVNFGAGMTGGFAYVLDENRDFVDKYNHELVEIHRINTEAMEAYRRHLREVIEEYVAETGSERGRDILRDFPDFVRHFWLVKPKAASLNGLLDQSRRQPE; from the coding sequence ATGAACAAAGGTCTCCACCATCCGGGAGAGTTCCGCGACAACTGCGGCTTCGGTCTGATCGCCCATATGGAAGGGCAGGCGAGCCACGAACTGCTGCAGACCGCCATTGAATCCCTGACCTGCATGACCCACCGTGGCGGGATTGCCGCTGACGGCAAGACCGGCGATGGCTGTGGCCTGCTGCTCAAGATGCCGGACGGCTTCATGCGCCAGATCGCTCGAGAAACCCTCGGGCTGGAACTTGGCGCCCGCTATGCCGTCGGTACGCTTTTCCTGCCCGACGATGACGCGCGTGAACAGTCCGCGCGTGACGCCTTCGAGTCGGCGCTGATCGCGCGCAATCTCGAGGTGCTGGGCTGGCGCGACATGCCGGTAGATGACAGCGTGTGCGGCCCGATGGCCCGCGACTGCCTGCCGCGCATCCGTCAGGTCTTCGTCGGCGCCGCCGACGAGCGCACCGACATCGCCTTCAATGTCGATCTGTTCATGGCGCGTCGTCATGCCGAGCAGGCGCTGAAGAGTGAAGAGGACTTCTACGTCTGCTCGCTCTCCGGCAAGGTCATCTCCTTCAAGGGCCTGGTGATGCCGGAAGATCTTCCGCGCTTCTACAAGGACCTGGGCGACCCGCGCCTCGAGACAGCGATCTGTGTCTTCCACCAGCGCTTCTCGACCAACACCGCGCCGCGCTGGCCGCTGGCCCAGCCGTTCCGCTTCCTCGCCCACAACGGCGAGATCAACACCATCGAGGCCAACCGCGGCTGGGCCAACGCGCGCAAGGAGAACTTCGTCTCCGCGCAGCTGCCCGAGATCGCCGAGCTGGACGAGATCGTCAACACTGTCGGCTCCGACTCCTCCAGCATGGACAACATGCTGGAAGTCCTGCTCACCGGTGGCATGGATATCTATCGCGCCATCCGCATGATGGTGCCGCCGGCGTGGCAGAACGTCGAGCAGATGGACTCCGATCTGCGTGCCTTCTACGAATACAACTCCATGCACATGGAGGCCTGGGACGGTCCGGCGGGCATCGTGCTCACCGACGGTCGCCACGCCGTGTGCATGCTGGACCGCAACGGCCTGCGTCCGGCGCGCTGGGTCATCACGCGCAATGGCTTCATCACGCTGGCCTCCGAGATCGGTACCTACGACTACAAGCCGGAAGATGTCGTCGCCAAGGGGCGCGTCGGGCCGGGTCAGGTGCTGGGTGTCGATACCGAAACCGGTGAAGTGCTGCACACCGACCAGGTCAGTGAGCGCCTCAAGGGTGCCCACCCCTACAAGCGCTGGCTGCGCGAGAATGCCAACTATCTCGAGTCTGCACTGACCGAGCTGGCACGCTTCCAGCCGATGGATGCCGATCAGCTGGATGTCTACCAGAAGATGTTCCAGGTCAGCTTCGAGGAGCGCGATCAGCTGCTGCGCCCGCTGGCCGAGAGCGGTCAGGAGGCGGTCGGCTCGATGGGCGATGACACGCCGATGGCCGTGCTGTCGCGCCAGAATCGCGTGCTGACTGACTACTTCCGTCAGAAGTTCGCCCAGGTGACCAACCCGCCGATCGATCCGCTGCGCGAAGCGATCGTGATGTCGCTGGAGACCTGCTGTGGCGCCGAGCTCAACATCTTCGACGCGACGCCGGAGCACGCGCATCGCCTGATCCTGACCACGCCGGTGCTGTCACCGCGCAAGTTCAATGCGCTGGTCAATCACGAGGACCCGGCCTTCACCTCCCAGACGCTCAAGCTGCACTACGATCCGGCACAGGACTCCCTCAAGCAGGCGCTCAAGGGTATCTGTCAGCAGGCCGAGGAAGCCGCGCGCAACGGCAAGGTGATCCTGGTGCTCAGCGACTGTGGCCTGAAGAAGGGTCAGCTGCCGATCCACGCCGCCCTGGCGACCGGCGCCATCCATCATCACCTCGGTGCGCTGGCCCTGCGCCCGCGCGTCAACCTGGTGATCGAGACCGGCTATGCGCGTGATGCACACCAGATGGCAGTGCTGTTCGGGGTCGGCGCCACGGCGGTCTATCCGTACCTCGCCTATCAGGTGATGGCGGACATGCATCGTACCGGCGAGCTGTCCGGCAACCCGGCGGATGCTCGCGAGAACTATCGCAAGGGCATGCAGAAGGGCCTCTACAAGATCCTGTCCAAGATGGGTATCTCGCATATCGGCTCCTACCGTGGCTCTCAGCTGTTCGAGGCGGTCGGCCTCAACAGTGAAGTCATGGACATGTGTTTCACCGGCATGGCCTCGCGCATCGAAGGTGCCGGCTTCGCCGAGCTGCAGTTCCAGCAGGAACTGCTGGCGCGTGAAGCCTGGCTGCCGCGCAAGCGCATCAAGCAGGGCGGGCTGGTCAAGTACGTGCATGGCGGTGAATACCACGCCTACAACCCGGATGTGGTGGTGAAGCTGCAGCAGGCCGTGCAGCAGGGCGACTACGGCAAGTGGAAGGAATTCGCGCGCCTGGTCAACGAGCGCCCTGTGGCGACCATTCGTGATCTGCTGACCCTCAAGCCGGTCGCCGAGCCGCTGCCGATCGAGGAAGTCGAGTCCGTCGAGTCACTGCTGCCGCGCTTCGACAGCGCCGGCATGTCGCTTGGCGCCCTGTCTCCCGAGGCACATGAAGCGCTGGCCCAGGCCATGAACGAGGCCGGTGGGCGCTCCAACTCCGGTGAGGGTGGCGAAGACCCGGCGCGTTACGGCACCGTGCGCTCCTCCAAGATCAAGCAGATCGCCTCCGGTCGCTTCGGTGTCACACCGGCGTATCTGGTCAATGCCGAGGTACTGCAGATCAAGGTCGCCCAGGGCGCCAAGCCCGGTGAAGGCGGTCAGCTGCCGGGCGGCAAGGTCAACGACCTGATCGCACGTCTGCGCTACGCCGTGCCGGGGGTGACACTGATCTCGCCGCCGCCGCACCACGATATCTATTCCATCGAGGATCTGGCGCAGCTGATCTTCGATCTCAAGCAGGTCAACCCGTCGGCGCAGGTCTCGGTCAAGCTGGTCTCCGAGCCGGGGATCGGCACCATCGCCACCGGTGTCGCCAAGGCGTATGCCGACCTGATCACTGTCTCCGGCTATGACGGCGGCACCGCGGCCAGCCCGATCACCTCGATCAAGCACGCCGGCTCCCCGTGGGAACTGGGGCTGCCCGAGGTGCATCAGGCGCTGCGCATCAACCAGCTGCGCCACAAGATCCGTCTGCAGACGGATGGTGGCCTCAAGACCGGCCTGGACGTGGTCAAGGCCGCGATCCTGGGGGCAGAGAGCTTCGGCTTCGGTACCGCGCCGATGGTCGCGTTGGGCTGCAAGTACCTGCGTATCTGTCACCTGAACAACTGTGCCACCGGTGTCGCGACCCAGCACCAGGCGCTGCGTGACGAGCATTTCCGCGGCACCGTCGAGATGGTCAAGCATTACTTCCGCTTCATCGCCGAGGAAGTGCGTGAGCTGATGGCGCTGCTGGGCGTGCGTCAGATCACCGACCTGATCGGTCGTACCGATCTGCTCGAAGTGCTGGAAGGCGAGACCAACGCACAGCGTCGTCTCGACCTCACGCCATTGCTGGGCAATGACTTCGTGCCCAAGGACGCGCCGCAGTTCTGCCAGGTCAGCCGCAACGAGCCGCATGATCCCGGTGCCAAGAACCTCGAGATGCTGGCCGCGATGGAATCGGCGATCGACAGCCGCAGCGGTGGCGAGTTCAGCTTCCATGTCACCAACTGCGATCGCTCGGTGGGCGCGCGTGTCTCGGGGGAAATCGCCAAGCGCTATGGCGAGGCCGGACTGACAGGCTCACCGCTCAAGGTCAGCCTGACCGGTGTGGCCGGTCAGAGCTTCGGTGTCTGGAACGCGAATGGACTCGAGATGCATCTGGAAGGCGACGCCAACGACTATGTCGGCAAGGGCATGAACGGCGGCAAGCTGACCATCGTGCCGCCGCGTGGTTCGCGCTTCGAGAGCCACAAGACCGCCATCATCGGCAACACCTGCCTGTACGGCGCGACCGGCGGGCGGCTGTATGCCGCGGGTACCGCCGGCGAGCGCTTCGGGGTGCGCAACTCCGGTGCGCACGCCGTGATCGAAGGTGCGGGTGACCACTGTTGTGAGTACATGACCGGCGGTCTGGTGTGCGTGCTGGGCGAGACAGGCGTCAACTTCGGCGCGGGCATGACGGGCGGCTTCGCCTACGTGCTGGACGAGAATCGCGACTTCGTCGACAAGTACAACCACGAGCTGGTGGAAATCCACCGCATCAATACCGAAGCCATGGAGGCCTATCGTCGCCACCTGCGCGAAGTCATCGAGGAATATGTGGCCGAGACCGGCTCCGAGCGCGGGCGCGACATCCTGCGCGATTTCCCTGACTTCGTGCGTCACTTCTGGTTGGTCAAGCCGAAGGCGGCAAGCCTCAACGGCCTGCTGGACCAGTCACGGCGTCAGCCGGAGTGA
- a CDS encoding phosphopyruvate hydratase, with translation MANIVEIRALEVLDSRGNPTVQAEVVLEGGQRASACAPSGASTGSREALELRDGDKSRYLGKGVLKAVDAVNGAIRERLVGMDALDQRALDDAMLALDGTENKESLGANAILAVSLAAAKAAAQAKGIELYAHIAELYGQPGQYSMPVPMMNIINGGEHADNNVDIQEFMVQPVGAPTFREALRTGAEIFHALKKVLQGRELSTSVGDEGGFAPNLASNSEALAVIKQAVSDAGYTLGTDVTLALDCASSEFYQDGQYNLSGEGKSFDARGFVDYLAGLAAEYPIVSIEDGMDESDWEGWKMLTDELGDKVQLVGDDLFVTNTRILSRGIEEGIGNSILIKFNQIGSLSETLDAIKMAQAAGFTAVISHRSGETEDTTIADLAVGTCAGQIKTGSLCRSDRVAKYNRLLVIEQQLGDVAYNGLKEIKGQ, from the coding sequence ATGGCCAATATCGTCGAAATCCGCGCCCTTGAGGTGCTCGATTCCCGTGGTAACCCGACCGTACAGGCCGAGGTCGTGCTGGAAGGTGGCCAACGCGCCAGTGCCTGCGCGCCTTCCGGTGCCTCCACCGGTTCGCGTGAAGCGCTGGAATTGCGTGATGGCGACAAGAGCCGTTATCTGGGCAAGGGCGTGCTGAAGGCAGTCGACGCCGTCAATGGCGCGATCCGCGAGCGCCTCGTGGGCATGGATGCACTCGACCAGCGCGCGCTGGACGATGCCATGCTGGCGCTGGACGGTACCGAGAACAAGGAATCGCTGGGTGCCAACGCGATTCTTGCCGTCTCTCTGGCGGCTGCCAAGGCGGCAGCGCAGGCCAAGGGCATCGAGCTCTACGCTCATATCGCTGAGCTCTACGGCCAGCCGGGTCAGTACTCCATGCCGGTGCCGATGATGAACATCATCAACGGCGGTGAGCATGCCGACAACAATGTCGACATCCAGGAGTTCATGGTCCAGCCGGTCGGCGCGCCGACCTTCCGTGAAGCACTGCGCACCGGTGCCGAGATCTTCCACGCGCTGAAGAAGGTGCTGCAGGGTCGCGAGCTGAGCACCTCCGTGGGTGATGAAGGTGGCTTTGCACCGAACCTGGCGTCCAACTCCGAAGCACTGGCCGTCATCAAGCAGGCCGTCAGCGATGCGGGCTACACCCTGGGCACCGATGTGACCCTGGCGCTGGATTGCGCGTCTTCCGAGTTCTACCAAGACGGTCAGTACAACCTGTCCGGCGAAGGCAAGAGCTTCGACGCACGTGGTTTCGTCGACTATCTGGCCGGCCTGGCCGCGGAATATCCGATCGTCTCCATCGAAGACGGCATGGATGAGTCCGACTGGGAAGGCTGGAAGATGCTGACCGACGAGCTGGGCGACAAGGTGCAGCTGGTCGGCGACGACCTCTTCGTCACCAACACGCGCATCCTGAGCCGCGGTATCGAGGAAGGCATCGGCAACTCCATCCTGATCAAGTTCAACCAGATCGGCTCGCTGTCCGAGACCCTGGATGCGATCAAGATGGCGCAGGCCGCCGGCTTCACCGCGGTCATCTCCCACCGCAGTGGCGAGACCGAAGACACCACCATTGCCGACCTCGCCGTCGGTACCTGTGCTGGCCAGATCAAGACCGGCTCTCTGTGCCGCTCTGACCGTGTCGCCAAGTACAACCGTCTGCTGGTGATCGAGCAGCAGCTGGGTGATGTGGCTTACAACGGCCTGAAAGAGATCAAGGGTCAGTAA